The genomic stretch CAGCCCGAGCCGCGAGCTGTTGACAATACGGAAATCTCCTCGCCGCAGTGTCACACCGTTGCGATCGAAAAACTCCATAATCTCAATTGCAATCTTGCGGCCGTTGTTTAGACGATCTCGCAATTGCGCAACAGATATTTTTCCATCGTTTTTTAACGCGATATCGCAGATGATTTCAGCTATCTCCGATATGGTCTCTTGCGGGAAAAAATGATCGCGAGATATCTCCCTGATCTTTCCCATTTTGCTGACAAGTTTGAGCAGGCGCCGTATGTAAGGTTCTGGCAGATTTAAGCTGTGGCAAATCTCGCGTACTTTAGGAGGCCGAAGGCGGTCCTTTCCCGCAAGTAGCGGCAGAGTCCTCCGCCAGATTTCTTCGTCTGGCGAAGAAAGTGCCAGTGTGTGCGACGGTAGCCTGATCCACGCGCCATCCAGCGCGAGCTGGCCGCGTTTCGCGAGAATTTGTAAAACCGAATTTAGTGCGGACGCAGGCAGACGGGGCTCTAGCTGCATCCGCAATCGCTCGAGGCTGATCCCTGGCACGTCCGGATTCTCACTATGAAACTTTTCGAGAATCGCCAGGAGATTCCTATTTAGATAGTCCCACACCGCCGGTAAGACAGTCCATACATGATCTTGCGCCGATAGCGATATGGTGCCTATTTCTTCCGCAATAGCCTTGATCTCGAATGCGGAGAGCGCGAAATCACGACCGAACGCCGAAAGGTCCACGTAAAAGGGAGCTGTGTTCAAAAGCGCTTCCAATGACGCTTTTGGCTCCCGCTTTGAATATGCTTGAAGCTGAGCGATCCTAGCAGGGGTACGACGTTTACGCGATGGAGCACGCAAATCAAGGAAACGACCGCCAGCGATGGTGCGCTGCCCCGACGTGTCACGCAGGACAAAACGATCTCTCGAAGCTGCTGCAATAGGACGATCCAGTACCAACTGCACAAACCTCTCCTCTCCCGGCGCCATCAGTCCATCAGAGAGTAGGACAATACGTGCCCCTACTTCCACTGCTGCATGATACAGCCTTGTGGGCATCCATTGAGTGAGCAGCTGCCCTTCGGTAGCGAGTACCCGCAGAACGACATCGATGCGATCCGCCGGCGCATGCAAGCTCGGGGCGATAACGAAGTCACCGCGGCTGATTGATTCCTTGCGGATCTCGCTGCCTGTCAAATTGAGAGCGCAGCGATCTCCTACGTTTCCAACGCTCGCAGTCCGGTTCTGTGAATGTATCGAGCGCACGCTGGCCTTCAAACCCGAAGGGCTGACAAGGACATGATCGCCTACTGAAACGACGCCGGACACAACCGTTCCGGTTACAACCGTCCCCAAACCGGATAACGTAAAGCAGCGATCAACCGCCAGACGAAAACCTCCCTTTCCATCGCTTGGCGGCTGCTCCCGGGCCGCTTCGACGATGTAAGCCCGCAGCGCCTCTATTCCTTCCCCGGTTACGGTCGAGACCTGTATGATTGGTGCCGACGAAAGAGTCGTCCCGTCGAGTAGCTCCCGAAGCTGGGCTTTGACCTTTTCGAACTGGATCTCGTCGGCGAGATCCGACTTGGTAAGTACCACGACGCCGCGCGAGATCTCCAAGAGATCGGCAATCAACAAGTGCTCGACGGTTTGCGGCTTCACACCCTCATTGGCAGCAACGACCAACAATACAAAGTCGATACCTGTGGCACCGGCAAGCATGTTGTGAATAAACCGCTCATGCCCCGGAACATCGACGAAACCTAGTATAGAACCATCTGGCGTGGGCAGATAAGCGAATCCTAGATCAATTGATATTCCGCGAACCTTCTCTTCCTTGAGCCGATCGGTGTCAAAGCCCGTGAGCGCTCGAACGAGTGCGGTTTTACCGTGATCAATGTGACCTGCGGTCCCGATGATCATTTTTCGGTCGCTCGCAAGAAAGCGCCAAAGATGGTACTGTTCAAACGCATTGAGGCCATCAAAAGCTTTTCTGCGTTTGTGCGCCTAAGGCCTGAACCAGATATACGCTCTGCTCTGCCATGCTTGGCAAGCTCCAGGCATTCTGTCTCAAACCTTTGGGACATCGAGGTACTGCAAGTTAGCGAGAAATTCTGCTTCCTCTTCAAGACAGCGAAGATCCAGGAGGATGGAGCCGTGTTCGAACCTTCCGGCAATCGGTATCGGGAGGCGGCGTAGGGCGTTCGCCATGCGCATGAGCAATCTTCCACTGTGCTCTGATGCACATCGGATCGAGATGCCGGCGCTTTGAATCGTTTCGAGAGGCAACGCGCCCGAGCCGGCCTGGCTCTCGCACTTGGTGACATCTATGAGGAACGCATTACCGATCTTCGTGGAAAGTACTGGCGCAAGGCGCCTCGCGACGCGTTCGATTTCCGCAAACGGCCGTACTAACGAACGAAGGGTCGGAAGTACCTGAAGTAACCGATCTGGATCGCGATAGAGTTTGAGCGTCTCCTCGAGAGCCGCCAACCGGATCTTATCGACCCGCATAGCGCGCTTCATTGGATTCTGATTGATCTTCTTGATCAGCTCCTTTTTGCCGACGATAAATCCCGCTTGCGGACCGCCAAGAAGTTTGTCTCCCGAAAATGTCACGAGATCGGCGCCATCCTGCAGCGTCTCGGTAATGGTTCGTTCATGCGCCAAACCCCAGCGAGACAAGTCCACCAGCGTCCCGGAGCCCAGGTCGTGCACGAATGGAATATTCCTACCATTCGAGATAGCCGAAAGTGCGCGAGCGCTCACCTCGGCAACAAAGCCGCGGACAACGTAATTCGACGTATGAACCTTGAGCACTACCCCGGTGCCCGGACCAATCGCCGAAATGTAATCCTTTTCATGAGTACGGTTCGTTGTGCCAACCTCCCTGAGCTTAGTGCCGGCCCTGTCCGTGATTTCAGGCAGCCGGAAGGCGCCCCCGATCTCTATCAGCTCACCTCGGGAAATGATTGATTCCTTGTCCCTAGCGAGCGTGTTGAGGACAAGCATAACGGCAGCCGCGTTATTGTTAACGATTGTCGCGTCTTCGGCCCCCGTGAGCTCGCAGATCAGGTTTCGAAGATGATCGTCGCGCTCGCCGCGGCCACCGGTCGATACGTCGAATTCGAGCGTGACAAACTTGCGCATTGCTGCGATAGCAGCCGCAACCGCCGTTTCGGCGAGCACTGCTCGACCAAGATTCGTATGAAGTACGACGCCGGTGAGGTTAAAGACAGGCTTTAACTTGGGAAGCGAAAGCGCTTCTAACCGGCAGGTGGCGATCGCGGCGAAGTCGCCGGCGTTAAGGCCAGGATTATCAGCTTGCGGATTTTCGCGGATCTCGGCCACCGCCTGCTGCACGGCCGACACGACGGCCCGTCGCCCGAACCGCTCCACGGCAAGCGCCGCCTCGCCCTCATGCATTATCCTGTCAATTGAGGGGAGCCTGCCTCGGCGCTGCGATTCCCTATTCGTCGACATATCTCAATCCGCCATGGAGACGGTGAACGCCGGCCCCGCCGCAGCAAAAATGGTCGCTGACGAAACACCTTGAAGAGTTAGTGCGCCCGAAGAGGGAGGAAAGCACGTTTGGTAAGGTTCGGCGGGGCCGCCAATGGAGGCGAAAATATTTCGCGCTATTTTTGTTCTGCTCATCACGAACCTCACGGGCCACGTGCGGACTTAATCGCGCGTCGAAGTCTCGATATATGCCTAGTCGCATTTTGACATCGACGATCATCATGAGCTGTCAACTAATCGACAGCGAACGCGCAAACGGTTCGAAATCTTCTGTTGACCATTAACGGGTTGCGTAAGAGAATAACTTCGTGGATATGAGTCAGGCTCCCGAGGTTCGGGGCTTACGGCAATTGAATAACGAAGTTGGGCAGCAACTGGGGCTGGCCATTACGTTGTTTCGCTGGCCCTCAACCCATCGACAACTGAACCTGCCGCTTGCGTTCTGCTTGATTGTACTCGCCGGAATGTTTTTTGCCCTCGCGGCGATCGCGCTAGAAGACTCCGTTGTTGAGCTTTCGAAGGTCGAGACATTCTCTTCAATTGAGTATATGCGACGAAATCCGCTTGACAACGAACGCGTGGTTTTCATGCTCGATCGCATCGGCGGTGGGATTAAACGTCTGGACAACTGTCGCGGCCGAGACGTCCTCGTACCTTTTTTGCCAAGTCGTGCGATCGTGCCGAGAGGAGGTCGCGTTGCTGCGACGACTTCTCGCGGGAAACGGGTGCTTAAAGATGGCTATGGTTGCGATTGAAGTCGGCGATAACGACATTGCAGCCCATCGATTTCTCGAAAAGCTTCCGGTCGACTTCTCGATTTTACGCGTTCGCGACAGGACCGTCGCCAGAGCGTGGCGCGGCGATGCGCTGCCTGAACCTTCCGTGCTCGATAAATCATTGAAATCACAATATTGCGTGCAAGGAACTCTCGATTGGGATGATCTCGAAATATCTTACCTGATTGCTGCGTGGTCTTTAGAACTGACAGGCTTCGCAGGATCTGCGCCGCACACGACCAACGAAAATTTAGCTGAAACACGAAAGGAGTAGGGAATTGCCCCGGGGAATGTTGAAATAGGAGGAGCGGCGTTGCTCGCCTTGAGCCGGTAGGCTCGGGGTGCTGATTCCACGAAAGGAAAGCAACGCCATGATGAAAGCTATCACACCATTAACCGCTTTGCCTCCGACAGGAATGGGGGCTGTGGACAAAGCTTGGGACGCGGTTTCGGTCAGCTTTGATCGATTCTGTCTGACGGCCGGGATCGAGGCGCTCGGAACCATGATGGAACAGGACGCCGAGCAGGCTTGCGGGGCTCGCCATGCCCGCAGCGATGGCCGGCGCGGTTATCGCTGGGGCCGAACCCAGGGCAAGATCGGCTTCCACGCCGGTAAGGTGGCGGTTGAGCGGCCCCGCGTGCGCGACGTCGAGGGCCATGAACTGGCACTGCCGAGTTGGGAGCGTGCGGTCGCGGAGGACTGGCTTGGCAAGTGGGCGATGAACCTGATGCTGATCAACGTATCGACGCGGAAATTCCGCCGAGCGGTGCGGCTTCCCGAGGGCGATGTTCCCGCGCCAGCGGGGGCCGGAGTATCGAAGTCGGCAGCTTCGCGGCACTTCGTGGCGTTGTCGGCTGCGCGCATGAAGGAATGGATGGGTGCGGATCTGTCCGGCCTCGACATCATGGTGGTGCAGATCGACGGCATCCACATCAGTGAGCATCTCGTGCTGGTGGCTGCGCTCGGGATCGATAGCGAGGGCTTCAAGCACCCGCTTGGACTGATGGAGGGGGCAACTGAGCACAGTGCTGTGGTGCAGGCATTGATCGACGACCTGATCGAGCGGGGCCTCGATCCAGCGGTGCCGCGCTTGTTTATCATCGACGGCTCGAAGGCGCTCGCCAAGGCGATCCGGCATAGCTTCGGGAGCCACACGCCAATCCAGCGCTGCCAGATCCACAAGGCCCGGAACATCATGGAGCGTCTATCTCCCGCTCTGCATGCATCGGTCCGGCGTGCGTTGCGCCAAGCTTGGGAACTCAACGATGCGGCGAAGGCGGAGAAGCTGATCCGCAATCTCGCCCAGCGCCTCGAGCGCGACGCGCCTGGCGTCTCAAAAAGCCTCCTCGAGGGATTGGATGAAATCCTCACAGTGAGCAGGCTCGGTCTTCCGGCGGAATTGCGGCGCTCGCTGGCCTGCACCAACATCATCGAAAATATGATGGGGACCGTGCGTCGCGTCACCCGCAATGTGAAGCGCTGGAGTTCGTCCTCGATGGCTTTGCGCTGGACCGCTGCGGCCATGAACGAAGCAAAGAAAGGCTTTCGTAGGCTCAAAGCCTACAAGCAACTTCCTGCCCTGCGGGTCGCGCTGGCCGCTCACTACGAAAAGGAGACCAACAATCGCGCTCTTGTCCAAACTGCGAAGGCCGCTTAACGTCATTCACGGCAACGACCGCTTCATAAAGTTCAACAGAGCACGGGGCAATTCCAAGGAGTAGACTCGATGATGATGCACAGACGCGATATTCTTGTGGGTGGAGCGACGATTGCGATCGCGGCGAGCTTGTCGCGAGCAGCAAGGTCGCAAGCGGTATTCGCGCCAAAGCCAGGCCCGTGGCGAACCTTCGAAGTGGTCAGTCAACTTAAAATCGCCAGTCAGGGCAGCCCTGCCCAGGCTTGGGTTCCCCTGCCCTCGGTGAACGAAGTCGACTGGTTCAGGACGTTTGACAACACATGGAAGTCGAACGGGAAGGCGACTCTCGAGACTCATCCAAAGTATGGAGCGAGCATGGTGCATGTCGAATGGCCAACTTCCGAGCAGAGTGCGGCCGTCGAAATCACTAGCCGATTCTCGACACGCGACCGTGCAATCGATCTTTCCAGGTCGGGCAAAGCTGCGCCGCTGTCAGCATCAGAACAGAGCCTCTATACCAGTCCGACGAAGTTTATCCCAACCGACGGTATCGCACGTGAACTTTCCAACAAAGTTGTCGCAGACGCTAAGGCGACTAGCGACGTGGAGAAGGCCCGTGCGATATATGACTGGATCATCGATAATACGTTCCGCGACGCCAGAGTCCGCGGCTGCGGAGCAGGTGACGTTGCCGCTATGCTCATGAGCGGCAATTTAGGTGGCAAGTGCGCCGATCTGAACGCCCTGTTTGTCGGCTTGATGCGCGCACAAGGCATTCCCGCGAGAGACGTATATGGAATTCGAGTTGCTCCTTCCGCATTCGGCTACAAGAGCTTAGGTGCAAATACAGCAACGATCTCCAGGGCCCAGCATTGTCGCGCCGAAGTACATCTTGCTGGCTTCGGCTGGGTGCCGATGGATCCCGCGGATGTCCGCAAGGTGGTTCTCGAAGAAGCGCCGGGCGGCCTCGCTATCGACAACGATAAAGTCGTCGCTGCGCGCAAAGCCCTCTTCGGCTCGTGGGAAGCCAATTGGATGGCCTATAACTTCGCTCATGACGTGGAACTGAACGGAGCGAAGGACGGCCAGGTCGCATTTCTGATGTATCCAGAGGCCGAGACGGGGGCGGGAAGATTGGATTGCCTCGATCCGGATACGTTTAGTTATACAATTACAGCCAAACAGATCTTTGCTTAAATGCCACAAATAAAAGGAAGGACGCCACATGAGTGGCGGCCTTTAGTTTGGGAGGACTGTACAAGTGATTCAGCTGCTTGCCGGCCGGCTCGCCTTCTAACCTGCGATGCCACCTTAGCGAACCTGTCACAGTTCACGATCAGCCTGCAAAGCCCGCTCCGTTGTCTTAGCATCCCTCTACGTTTCCGCACTCACTCCCGTATGCGCGCGGACATGTACCTCGTCGAACAGTGCTTCACTCTCAGCGTCATTTTTGGCCAAGAGGGAGCCGACGATAGCACCAAGGAAGTCAAGCGGCAGTCATCATATCAATGTCTTGTAATTTTTTCCGGTTCTCCTTCATGGGCGAATGGAAATCCAACAACGTTAGTCGGCGTTGAGCAACGATGCGATCGACATTTCGGCGGTTGAATCTTTCATCGCAAGGAACTTCTCCGCATCAAGCGCGGCCATGCATCCGGTGGCAGCGCTTGTAATCGCCTGCCGGTAAACGTGATCCTGAACATCTCCCGCCGCGAATACTCCCGGTACGCTTGTGCTAGTCGCGCCGCCGTTTAGGCCGCTGCGCGTAACGATGTATCCACTCGACGACATCTGCAGATGCCCCACGAAGATACTAGTGTTCGGACGGTGGCCGATTGCAACGAAGACCCCGCGCACATTGATCTCGGTCTTCTTGCCCGTCTTCACATGTCGTGCTCTGATCCCGATCACTTCTCTACCGTCGCCGATTACTTCGTCAAGCTCCGTATCCCGAAGAATTGTAATGCGCCCGGCGCTTTGCTCGGCTAGCAGCCGATCGACGAGTATCGCCTCGGCGCGAAATTGGTCGCGCCGATGAATGATAGTGACGTGCTTCGCGATACGGGAAAGGTAGAGAGCCTCCTCAACCGCTGTATTGCCACCGCCGATCACGCATACATCCTGGTCCTTGTAGAAAAATCCGTCGCAGGTGGCACAACCAGAAACTCCACGGCCCATATATTTTTGTTCCGATGGAATTCCCAAATACATGGCAGACGCGCCCGTCGCTATGATCAGAGCATCGCAGGTATAAATATGCTTCATGCTACGCAGCACGAGCGGCCGCGTCCGAAACTCGACCGACGCAATTTCGTCGGTAACCATGTCCGTTCCGAATCGCTCTGCATGATCGAAAAAACGCTTCATTAGTTCCGGCCCTTGTACGCTATGCGCGTCGGCGGGCCAATTATCGACGTCCGTCGTCGTCATCAGCTGCCCACCCTTCGCAAGACCCGTAATCAATCTTGGCCGCAAGTTGGCGCGCGCTGCGTACAGTGCTGCGGTATATCCGGCAGGCCCCGAGCCAATAATGGTCAGCTTCGAATGTGACACGCGTTCTTCTCCGGGGCTTCTGCGTTCAATTTAGGCGCAAGCCCAACTCGCCTGCTGTCTAATATTTGACAGGATCGACTCTATTGCTCGGACACAACAGTTTGGTGTGGGCATTCGGTCCTTCGATTGCGGACTGCCGCCTCACCCGAACGGCAGCGCCGTCGGAGCCTGCGACGCGTCGCGGCGACGTCTAACGGTCATCCTAGACCTGCGACTGGAATGTTGTGAGGCCGGCGAACGAATCAGGTCTTCCTGCCTAGTGGCTCCATGTCAGTGGCTTGATCGTTCCGATTGCGAAACCTCAACGTCGCCGCTGACTCGGCATTGAAGTGCTTCACTGGCCCTGGAAAGAACGATGACCAGCACTGCTCCCACGAGGACGGGAACGAGAAACGACAGTTCGGAATGACCTTGACTAATAATGAGCGGCGAAATGGCGGCCGGGGGATGAAACGCGTTTGCAGCCAGCATCGCTGCGACCGATAGTCCTACCGCGATCGATCCGACCAGTGCTCCGCCGCCAGCTATTGCGACAATGCTCAACCCGACTGAAGCACTCAAGAGATGCCCAAAGAATATCGCACGATTGGATGCGGGCCGGCTATCGGGCGCTCCGGCAACAAGTGCAACCGAAGTCGCAAACGGAATGGTGGCAAAGGGCACATTCGCAATTGATGCGAGAGCGATCATTACAAATAAGCCCACTACAGCGATAGACGTCGCAATCAAAATCCTACAGTTTAAGCGGCGATTCTTGAGCGGTGTCCATGGTGGCGGGCCGTCCTCCGGGCATTTGAACTTTGAGAAAAACTCCTGTGAATCCGGATTCAGTTCATCGAAACGAAGCATTCGGAATCTCCGTAGATGGCAGCCCAAATCCATAAACTCGGACCTGCGCTCAACTCTTCCCACGACTATAATCCGCCTTCAGCTTCGCCGACTGTCTCTGAATTGACAGGTCGAATAATATACCGCCTCCGAACGGACCCTACCCGCGACCTCAAGGACGGTCGCGCTTTGAACGATTTTATAGACGTGTTAGACTGCTTTTGAGGAAACCCGTCCGCGACGAACACCAGAAGTAAAACATAGAAGTCGACGCGGTCAAACGAACAAGCAAGCGAAATGATTGGACGAAAATGTCTCCTTATTCAAATATCTTCCCTTATTCAATTGGCTTGCGCTGAATGCTCCAATGGACACAGACCGAAAGCAATTGAAACTCTCGAAGAGTGCCGAGCCAGCGGCATTCCGTGACATTTTTGATCGGCTAGGTCAGCGAGAAGATGTTTTAGGCAGCATCAGTCCAGCTGAGCGCGAAGAAGTCATTCGGCATGGCACGATTAAGAAATTTCGTCACGGCGAACTCATATTTTCGCAAGGAGCCTCTCATAAGTATACTTATTTCATTTTACGCGGAGTCGTGCGCACATCATTTATTTCGCATAACGGTAAAGAATATACCCTTGCCTATTGGTTAAAGGGCGAACTGGTGGGCGGCCCTTATTTCATAAGCGATGGCACTACGTATCTTTGGTCAGGCTACGCCGCTGAACCAACCGAACTCCTGGCAATCCCTGGAAATACTCTGCGCGACCTAGCATCGCGCGTTCCGTCGCTGGCAATCGCGATGCTCGATGCGCTTAGTTTTAAAATTCATTGGTTTTCGTTACTCCTCCAGATCATGGGTACGCAGTGTGCGGAAGGACGGCTCGGCATTCTGCTGTTGGGGCTGGGAACTTGTTACGGTGTTGAAACCGCTGACGGCTTGCTTATCCGCTACGCATTCACGCAAACCGATCTAGCGAAAATGATTGGCGTCAGTCGTCAGTGGGTCAACAACGCCCTCGGACACTTTCAGAAGAAGGGCGCTTTAGCGACAGTGAAGGGCCGTTTTCTAATCAAAAATCAATCGATTCTGAAAGACTCTCTCGGCCCTATCGACTAATTGATAGGATCTCTCTTGAATATTTTGGATATTCCGTACTTCGAAGGGCATTGTAGATCCACTCGACGCTTCCGGATGCATCTTGGATCTGGGTGACCCGGCCAACACCCTTGTTACCACCGATCGTATCCTCCCAAGTGTAGGCGATGGTGTCGCTGGTCAGCAGACGGCCGACGTTGTCGTAGGTGAGATTGGTGACAACCCCGCGCTCATCGGTGATTTTCGTAGGTTTGCCCAACGCGTCGTAGGTGTAGACGGTCGCACCTGTATCGGGACTTGAGAGCCGGATCACCTCACCGAAACCATTGGGAACGAAGCTCGTGCTGAGTGAGCGGGACCGCTGTGCTGTAGTTGGTGATCTTCAGATGATAAGCGCGAGCCCCCTCACCGACGATGAGATCGAGCGCCGGCGTTGAGCTACTTGATACTTCTATCGATGGGCTT from Bradyrhizobium sp. Ash2021 encodes the following:
- a CDS encoding RHS repeat domain-containing protein yields the protein MIRLSSPDTGATVYTYDALGKPTKITDERGVVTNLTYDNVGRLLTSDTIAYTWEDTIGGNKGVGRVTQIQDASGSVEWIYNALRSTEYPKYSREILSISR
- a CDS encoding HPP family protein encodes the protein MLRFDELNPDSQEFFSKFKCPEDGPPPWTPLKNRRLNCRILIATSIAVVGLFVMIALASIANVPFATIPFATSVALVAGAPDSRPASNRAIFFGHLLSASVGLSIVAIAGGGALVGSIAVGLSVAAMLAANAFHPPAAISPLIISQGHSELSFLVPVLVGAVLVIVLSRASEALQCRVSGDVEVSQSERSSH
- the trxB gene encoding thioredoxin-disulfide reductase — translated: MSHSKLTIIGSGPAGYTAALYAARANLRPRLITGLAKGGQLMTTTDVDNWPADAHSVQGPELMKRFFDHAERFGTDMVTDEIASVEFRTRPLVLRSMKHIYTCDALIIATGASAMYLGIPSEQKYMGRGVSGCATCDGFFYKDQDVCVIGGGNTAVEEALYLSRIAKHVTIIHRRDQFRAEAILVDRLLAEQSAGRITILRDTELDEVIGDGREVIGIRARHVKTGKKTEINVRGVFVAIGHRPNTSIFVGHLQMSSSGYIVTRSGLNGGATSTSVPGVFAAGDVQDHVYRQAITSAATGCMAALDAEKFLAMKDSTAEMSIASLLNAD
- a CDS encoding IS256 family transposase; translated protein: MMKAITPLTALPPTGMGAVDKAWDAVSVSFDRFCLTAGIEALGTMMEQDAEQACGARHARSDGRRGYRWGRTQGKIGFHAGKVAVERPRVRDVEGHELALPSWERAVAEDWLGKWAMNLMLINVSTRKFRRAVRLPEGDVPAPAGAGVSKSAASRHFVALSAARMKEWMGADLSGLDIMVVQIDGIHISEHLVLVAALGIDSEGFKHPLGLMEGATEHSAVVQALIDDLIERGLDPAVPRLFIIDGSKALAKAIRHSFGSHTPIQRCQIHKARNIMERLSPALHASVRRALRQAWELNDAAKAEKLIRNLAQRLERDAPGVSKSLLEGLDEILTVSRLGLPAELRRSLACTNIIENMMGTVRRVTRNVKRWSSSSMALRWTAAAMNEAKKGFRRLKAYKQLPALRVALAAHYEKETNNRALVQTAKAA
- a CDS encoding Crp/Fnr family transcriptional regulator, giving the protein MDENVSLFKYLPLFNWLALNAPMDTDRKQLKLSKSAEPAAFRDIFDRLGQREDVLGSISPAEREEVIRHGTIKKFRHGELIFSQGASHKYTYFILRGVVRTSFISHNGKEYTLAYWLKGELVGGPYFISDGTTYLWSGYAAEPTELLAIPGNTLRDLASRVPSLAIAMLDALSFKIHWFSLLLQIMGTQCAEGRLGILLLGLGTCYGVETADGLLIRYAFTQTDLAKMIGVSRQWVNNALGHFQKKGALATVKGRFLIKNQSILKDSLGPID
- a CDS encoding transglutaminase-like domain-containing protein → MHRRDILVGGATIAIAASLSRAARSQAVFAPKPGPWRTFEVVSQLKIASQGSPAQAWVPLPSVNEVDWFRTFDNTWKSNGKATLETHPKYGASMVHVEWPTSEQSAAVEITSRFSTRDRAIDLSRSGKAAPLSASEQSLYTSPTKFIPTDGIARELSNKVVADAKATSDVEKARAIYDWIIDNTFRDARVRGCGAGDVAAMLMSGNLGGKCADLNALFVGLMRAQGIPARDVYGIRVAPSAFGYKSLGANTATISRAQHCRAEVHLAGFGWVPMDPADVRKVVLEEAPGGLAIDNDKVVAARKALFGSWEANWMAYNFAHDVELNGAKDGQVAFLMYPEAETGAGRLDCLDPDTFSYTITAKQIFA
- the selA gene encoding L-seryl-tRNA(Sec) selenium transferase, which codes for MHEGEAALAVERFGRRAVVSAVQQAVAEIRENPQADNPGLNAGDFAAIATCRLEALSLPKLKPVFNLTGVVLHTNLGRAVLAETAVAAAIAAMRKFVTLEFDVSTGGRGERDDHLRNLICELTGAEDATIVNNNAAAVMLVLNTLARDKESIISRGELIEIGGAFRLPEITDRAGTKLREVGTTNRTHEKDYISAIGPGTGVVLKVHTSNYVVRGFVAEVSARALSAISNGRNIPFVHDLGSGTLVDLSRWGLAHERTITETLQDGADLVTFSGDKLLGGPQAGFIVGKKELIKKINQNPMKRAMRVDKIRLAALEETLKLYRDPDRLLQVLPTLRSLVRPFAEIERVARRLAPVLSTKIGNAFLIDVTKCESQAGSGALPLETIQSAGISIRCASEHSGRLLMRMANALRRLPIPIAGRFEHGSILLDLRCLEEEAEFLANLQYLDVPKV